A genomic segment from Streptosporangium roseum DSM 43021 encodes:
- a CDS encoding DUF5987 family protein, which translates to MTPRIRDEDQVRTVTLEAFADTIVPGEKRSPDDRAVAGATTGGGAVAAGAIELLEWDATGLSSGLDDFARLLNGHAQAYAAEHELAPDESVPPFVALPFEHRTALVQRLTTPGHPEKEFWVSLALFSNMAFDSAAHLHTAEALAAGHPGLIAMGIELPDPDGLWRFPAYSYGRQLARLHPDTTPSGSPA; encoded by the coding sequence ATGACGCCGCGAATCCGAGACGAAGACCAGGTCAGGACGGTGACGCTGGAAGCGTTCGCGGACACCATCGTCCCCGGTGAGAAGCGGTCGCCCGACGACAGGGCCGTCGCGGGCGCCACCACCGGCGGCGGCGCGGTGGCAGCCGGCGCCATAGAGCTGCTGGAGTGGGACGCGACCGGGCTGAGCTCCGGACTGGACGATTTCGCCCGCCTGCTGAACGGCCACGCCCAGGCGTACGCGGCCGAGCACGAGCTGGCTCCCGACGAGTCGGTGCCGCCGTTCGTCGCGCTGCCCTTCGAGCACCGCACCGCCCTGGTGCAGCGGCTGACCACCCCCGGCCACCCGGAGAAGGAGTTCTGGGTCAGCCTCGCCCTGTTCAGCAACATGGCCTTCGACTCTGCGGCCCATCTGCACACCGCCGAGGCGCTCGCCGCCGGGCACCCCGGCCTGATCGCCATGGGCATCGAGCTGCCCGACCCCGACGGCCTGTGGCGGTTCCCCGCGTACTCCTACGGCCGGCAGCTGGCCCGGCTGCACCCGGACACGACCCCCTCAGGGAGCCCCGCATGA
- a CDS encoding SigE family RNA polymerase sigma factor — MGGPVDSDAIGWMPSACRFRVPFFGGVRRERGPVDGDGVWRMAGAREEEFSRYVKEARPGLRRTAFLLSSDWFEADDLVQRALIAIHGRWESLEHRDRITGYARTIIIRMIISDRRSHRWSREALAEALPEPEPAGDPYALLGDRLVLMRALAALGPRQRAVVVLRYWEDRSVEETALAMGSGGSTVRSQTARALSTLRSVLRGE, encoded by the coding sequence GTGGGCGGGCCGGTCGATTCTGATGCCATTGGCTGGATGCCGTCGGCCTGCCGTTTTCGCGTGCCGTTTTTCGGGGGTGTGCGTCGTGAGCGGGGGCCGGTTGATGGTGATGGGGTGTGGCGGATGGCCGGGGCTCGCGAGGAGGAGTTCTCGCGTTATGTCAAGGAGGCCAGGCCGGGGCTGCGGCGGACGGCTTTTCTGCTCTCGTCGGACTGGTTCGAGGCCGACGATCTGGTGCAGCGGGCGTTGATCGCGATTCATGGGCGCTGGGAGAGCCTTGAGCATCGTGATCGGATCACGGGGTACGCGCGCACGATCATCATTCGGATGATCATCAGTGATCGCCGGTCTCATCGGTGGTCGCGTGAGGCGTTGGCGGAGGCGCTTCCGGAGCCGGAGCCGGCCGGGGATCCGTACGCGCTGCTGGGCGACCGCCTGGTGTTGATGAGGGCGTTGGCGGCGCTGGGGCCCCGGCAGCGGGCGGTGGTCGTCCTGCGGTACTGGGAGGACCGCAGCGTGGAGGAGACCGCGCTGGCGATGGGGAGCGGGGGCTCGACGGTGCGCAGCCAGACCGCGCGCGCGTTGAGCACGTTGCGTTCGGTGCTGCGGGGCGAGTGA
- a CDS encoding helix-turn-helix domain-containing protein: MNDVIEQAVLRVVESMHDNLGDQITIDDMARTAMFSKFHFSRVFQRVTGLSPGRFLSAVRLREAKRLLTSTSLTVTDISHRVGYSSVGTFSSRFTSSVGVSPSKYRQLETVMPQLLTDDHRVLAGTTTMTVRGDISSPLKDRPVFAGLFPDRILEGRPIRYTILHQPGPYVLEDVPEGQWHLIAQSAAAGSEDAIDHPPGGDEALCIGRHGPITVQAGKSTEPADVQLKPMRTLDPPVLLALRDLVTATAARHTA, encoded by the coding sequence ATGAACGACGTAATCGAGCAAGCCGTCCTGCGAGTCGTCGAGAGCATGCACGACAACCTGGGTGATCAAATCACCATTGACGACATGGCTCGCACCGCGATGTTCAGCAAGTTTCATTTCTCCCGTGTCTTCCAACGGGTCACCGGGCTGTCGCCCGGCCGGTTCCTGTCGGCGGTACGGCTCCGCGAGGCCAAGAGGCTTCTCACCTCGACCTCGTTGACCGTCACGGACATCAGCCATCGGGTGGGCTACTCCAGCGTCGGCACCTTCAGCTCACGTTTCACCAGCAGCGTGGGTGTTTCTCCGAGTAAATATCGCCAGCTTGAAACCGTCATGCCACAGCTCCTCACCGACGACCACCGCGTCCTCGCGGGAACCACGACCATGACGGTCCGCGGTGACATCTCGTCGCCGCTGAAGGACCGGCCGGTCTTCGCCGGCCTGTTCCCCGACCGGATCCTTGAGGGCCGGCCCATTCGCTACACGATTCTCCACCAACCGGGACCGTACGTACTGGAGGACGTCCCCGAAGGCCAGTGGCACCTGATCGCCCAGTCCGCCGCCGCCGGCAGCGAGGACGCCATCGACCACCCGCCCGGCGGCGACGAGGCGCTGTGCATCGGGCGCCACGGGCCCATCACGGTCCAGGCCGGCAAGAGCACCGAGCCCGCCGACGTTCAGCTCAAGCCGATGCGCACCCTCGACCCCCCGGTGCTGCTCGCGCTACGTGACCTGGTGACCGCGACCGCGGCACGGCACACGGCCTGA
- a CDS encoding cytochrome P450: MTVTGRGANAVPKRSSPASGTRRVPPGPPFWAGPSLFKKLATDRLGMMTLAATYGDAARLSIGPKTLYFFNHPDHAKHVLADNSGNYHKGVGLVQARRAIGDGLLTSEGDLWRKQRRMIQPVFQNKRISQQAGVIAKEAANLVDRLRAHAGGQPVDVVQEMTSLSLGVLGRTLLDADLGAFSSIGHSFEAVQDQAMFELVTLSKVPMWVPLPKQLRFRRARGELQRIVDHLVADRLARSGDGGDDVVSRLIASTRQEADPRVGRQRMRDELVTLLLAGHETTASTLSWTFYLIDRHPEVRERLHAEAVEVLGDRLPAYEDLHRLKYTVMVVEEVMRLYPPVWMLPREAQGDDEIGGYRVPAGSDVLISPYTLHRHPAFWDAPDRFDPDRFDPDRPTGRPRYAYIPFGAGPRFCVGNHLGMMEATFVIAMVARDLRLAGVPGHRVVPEPMLSLRVRGGLPMSVHSATGARDARPRAGSRRGGA; encoded by the coding sequence ATGACCGTCACCGGGCGGGGTGCGAATGCCGTACCCAAGAGATCCTCTCCGGCATCCGGCACCCGCCGGGTGCCGCCCGGGCCGCCTTTCTGGGCCGGGCCGAGCCTGTTCAAGAAACTGGCGACGGACCGGCTCGGCATGATGACCCTCGCCGCGACGTACGGCGACGCGGCCCGGCTGTCCATCGGCCCCAAGACCCTCTACTTCTTCAACCACCCCGACCACGCCAAGCACGTGCTGGCCGACAACAGCGGCAACTACCACAAGGGCGTCGGTCTCGTTCAGGCGCGGCGGGCCATCGGTGACGGGCTGCTGACGAGCGAGGGCGACCTGTGGCGCAAGCAGCGCAGGATGATCCAGCCGGTGTTCCAGAACAAGCGGATCTCCCAGCAGGCCGGGGTCATCGCCAAGGAGGCGGCCAACCTGGTGGACCGGCTCCGGGCCCACGCCGGCGGGCAGCCGGTCGACGTGGTCCAGGAGATGACCTCGCTCAGCCTCGGCGTGCTCGGGCGCACCCTGCTCGATGCCGACCTCGGCGCGTTCAGCTCGATCGGGCACTCCTTCGAGGCCGTCCAGGACCAGGCGATGTTCGAGCTGGTGACGCTGAGCAAGGTGCCGATGTGGGTGCCCCTGCCCAAGCAGCTGCGCTTCCGCCGTGCCCGCGGGGAACTGCAGCGGATCGTCGACCACCTCGTCGCCGACCGCCTCGCGCGGTCCGGCGACGGCGGTGACGACGTCGTGTCCCGCCTGATCGCCTCGACCAGGCAGGAGGCCGACCCCCGGGTCGGCCGGCAGCGGATGCGCGACGAGCTGGTCACCCTGCTGCTCGCCGGGCACGAGACGACGGCCAGCACGCTGTCGTGGACCTTCTACCTCATCGACCGGCATCCGGAGGTCCGCGAGCGGCTGCACGCCGAGGCGGTGGAGGTGCTCGGCGACCGGCTGCCGGCCTACGAGGACCTCCACCGGCTGAAGTACACCGTGATGGTGGTGGAGGAGGTCATGCGCCTCTACCCGCCGGTGTGGATGCTGCCGCGGGAGGCCCAGGGAGACGACGAGATCGGCGGCTACCGCGTGCCGGCCGGTTCCGACGTCCTGATCAGCCCGTACACGCTGCACCGGCATCCGGCCTTCTGGGACGCCCCGGATCGGTTCGACCCGGATCGCTTCGATCCGGACCGCCCCACCGGCCGGCCCCGGTACGCCTACATCCCGTTCGGCGCCGGGCCCCGGTTCTGCGTCGGGAACCATCTCGGCATGATGGAGGCCACGTTCGTGATCGCGATGGTCGCCCGTGACCTCCGGCTGGCCGGCGTGCCCGGCCATCGGGTGGTCCCCGAGCCCATGCTGTCCCTGCGGGTGCGCGGCGGGCTGCCGATGAGCGTCCACTCCGCGACCGGCGCACGCGACGCGCGACCCCGGGCCGGTTCCCGGCGGGGCGGGGCGTGA
- a CDS encoding flavin reductase family protein, translating into MTVDNSTSSREMAEAKALRRAFGTFATGVTVVTTGGTIPHAMTANSFTSVSLDPPLVLVCVDRSAVMHRCLTTTGFFGVCVLAAHQEAAARHFADRWRTLGAAQFDDVDWLPGENTGVPLLEGTLARFECELWRTYDGGDHTIFIGKVLSMEQQTDRDALLVFNGKFRQITPDWSEVPA; encoded by the coding sequence GTGACAGTCGACAACTCCACGTCATCTCGCGAGATGGCAGAAGCGAAGGCGCTGCGGCGGGCGTTCGGGACGTTCGCCACCGGTGTCACCGTGGTGACGACGGGCGGGACCATCCCGCACGCCATGACCGCGAACTCCTTCACCTCGGTCTCCCTCGACCCGCCACTTGTGCTGGTCTGCGTCGACCGCAGCGCGGTCATGCACCGGTGCCTCACCACCACGGGCTTCTTCGGGGTCTGCGTGCTGGCCGCCCACCAGGAGGCCGCGGCCCGGCACTTCGCCGACCGCTGGCGGACCCTGGGCGCGGCCCAGTTCGACGACGTCGACTGGCTGCCTGGCGAGAACACCGGTGTGCCGCTGCTCGAGGGCACCCTTGCCCGTTTCGAGTGCGAGCTGTGGCGCACCTACGACGGCGGCGACCACACGATCTTCATCGGAAAGGTGCTGTCCATGGAGCAGCAGACCGACCGGGACGCCCTGCTGGTCTTCAACGGCAAGTTCCGGCAGATCACCCCCGATTGGAGTGAGGTGCCTGCATGA
- a CDS encoding acyl-CoA thioesterase: MGKYFEYLHTVGFEETNLVGNVYYVNYLRWQGRCREMFLKLQAPEVLVDLQDDLKLFTLKVDCEFFAEITAFDELSIRMRLVDLTQTQIEFNFDYVRLDAGGGEALIARGRQRIACMRGPNTRTVPARVPEALARALEPYAP, from the coding sequence ATGGGCAAGTACTTCGAATACCTGCACACGGTCGGTTTCGAGGAGACCAACCTCGTCGGCAACGTCTACTACGTCAACTACCTGCGCTGGCAGGGACGTTGCCGGGAGATGTTCCTGAAGCTGCAGGCACCGGAAGTGCTCGTGGACCTCCAGGACGACCTGAAGCTCTTCACGCTGAAGGTCGACTGCGAGTTCTTCGCCGAGATCACGGCCTTCGACGAGCTCTCCATCAGGATGCGCCTGGTCGATCTCACGCAGACCCAGATCGAGTTCAACTTCGACTACGTCCGGCTCGACGCGGGCGGCGGCGAGGCGCTCATCGCCCGCGGCCGGCAACGCATCGCGTGCATGCGCGGACCGAACACCCGGACGGTCCCCGCCAGGGTCCCTGAGGCGCTGGCCCGGGCGCTCGAACCGTACGCGCCGTAG
- a CDS encoding SDR family NAD(P)-dependent oxidoreductase — protein sequence MSRIAIVGMACRYPDAASPRELWENALAGRRAFRRLPDVRMRLEDYWDADPATPDRFYARNAAVIEGYEFDRIAYKIAGSTYRSTDLTHWLALDMAGLALADAGFPSGEGLPRERTSVVVGNTLTGEFTRANVMRLRWPYVRRTLAATLKEQGWDDDRLATFLDDFEATYKNPFPAIDEDTLAGGLSNTIAGRICNHFDLNGGGYTVDGACSSSLLSVATASKALLDGDVDVAIAGGVDLSIDPFEIVGFAKTGALAKGEMRLYDRGSNGFWPGEGCGMVVLMREADALEARHRIYATIAGWGISSDGKGGMTRPEVSGYQLALRRAYERAGFGIDTVELFEGHGTGTAVGDRTELTALSGARSAANPDAAPAAVTSIKGMIGHAKAAAGVAGLIKAVMAVHEQVLPPTIGCVDPHEVLTEESSSLRVLRKAEPWPAGAPVRAGVTAMGFGGINTHIVLEKTGPRRRVPLPSRTRMLASSLQDVELLLADAASPQALRERLTQLIDFVPQVSYAQLSDLAATLQRDLRDLPYRAAVVVSSPEDAERQLRRVLEALDAGETSLFARDGRAFLGHADGTGRVGFLFPGQGSGRGTSGGALRRRFAEVEEIYAKAALPTTGDMVATAVAQPRIVTGSLAGLRVLSALGVDADIAVGHSLGELSALQWAGAMDEETLLHVAGVRGRAMADNSASGTMAGVRATPDVVTGLAAGLPVVIAGYNGPEQTVVAGPVEAIEAFGRKAADAGVRCTRLSVSHAFHSPLVAPAADALGAELAGEEFGPIGRQVVSTVTGEELAPDTDVPALLRRQITEPVLFTQAVELAAKDIDLFVEVGPGRVLSGLASALTKVPAIALDTDDESLGGLLRVAGAAYVAGVPIIHEELFQGRLIRPLEVGAEFTFFASPAEQAPEVKLRAGVRKVDEPVKTVVTGTQQPEVQPGESSVDLLRRLAAERAELPLEMVGEDSHPLDELHLSSVTVMHIIDQATQRLGVPAAQAPTNLATASLRELAEALDALAQNAQAADSAPARLVAGSAPWARPFAVDLDEVPLPARTTPEENGQWQVFGAGESPIAEPLRQALEREKVGSGVLVCLPQDCSEEHVEQALLGAKAAVRGAQDSRFVLVQHGRGAAGLAKTLQLEAPHLRTTIVHVPAGPEAVGRVVAEVAATSAYAEVHYDGDGVRRVPTMRALPVRPARTQQPLDGTDVLLVTGGGKGITAECALAVAVDTGAKLAVLGRSDPADDRELADNLRRMADSGVSVHYARADVTDLDQVRRGVAEVEAALGPVTAVLHGAGRNEPGGLASLDMAAFRRTFAPKVGGLRNVLAAVEPGRLRLLVSFGSIIGRAGLHGEAHYATANEWLADLTREVAEQHPQCRSICMEWSVWSDVGMGERLSVVDGLARKGITPISPEQGVQIMRRLVADPDAPTVVVISGRTEGIDTVRYDLPSLPLLRFVDRPLIRYHGVELVTEIEMNAGTDLYLADHLLDGNLLFPAVFGMEAMAQVASAATGWETVPVIEQAEFLRPIIVPPTGSTTVRIAATVTDHETVEVAIRSAETGFDVDHFRARLRFTGDGAPDGPPGQIGEGLPVVPLDPAAEMYGDVLFQGTRFQRLRRYHRAAARHVDADVAAVEARDWFAAFLPGELLLGDPGMRDALMHGNQVCVPDATLLPTGIERVHPGGAALAEAGELRYCATERQRDGDTYIYDIAVRTAAGDVVERWEGLRLQAVRKKDGRGPWVTPLLGSYLERTLEDLTGSRVAVAVEPHYPDVPEGDEGHRVLAAVAVGRALGHQAEIRYLPDGRPETGGDRTVSASHTAGVTLGVASAGTVGCAVERVTERPAEAWRELLGGHVPVAEQVSAQTGERLDTAATRVRAAVECLRNAGLSPDAPLTPAPAQRDAWVVFASGDLRIATLVTSLRDTPDPVVFAVLTEGRS from the coding sequence ATGAGCAGGATCGCGATCGTCGGCATGGCGTGCCGCTACCCGGACGCCGCATCGCCGAGGGAGCTGTGGGAGAACGCTCTCGCCGGTCGCCGCGCCTTCCGCCGACTGCCCGACGTGCGCATGCGACTGGAAGACTACTGGGACGCCGACCCGGCCACCCCGGACCGCTTCTACGCGCGCAACGCCGCGGTCATCGAGGGCTACGAGTTCGACCGGATCGCCTACAAGATCGCCGGTAGCACCTACCGGTCGACCGACCTCACGCACTGGCTCGCGCTCGACATGGCGGGCCTGGCACTGGCCGACGCGGGCTTCCCGTCCGGTGAGGGCCTGCCCCGCGAGCGCACCAGCGTGGTCGTGGGCAACACCCTCACCGGCGAGTTCACCCGGGCCAACGTGATGCGCCTGCGCTGGCCGTACGTGCGCCGCACGCTCGCCGCGACGCTCAAGGAGCAGGGCTGGGACGACGACCGGCTGGCCACGTTCCTCGACGACTTCGAGGCCACCTACAAGAACCCCTTCCCCGCCATCGACGAGGACACCCTGGCCGGCGGTCTCTCCAACACGATCGCCGGGCGGATCTGCAACCACTTCGACCTCAACGGGGGCGGCTACACCGTCGACGGCGCGTGCTCGTCCTCGCTGCTGTCGGTGGCGACGGCGTCCAAGGCGCTCCTCGACGGCGATGTCGACGTCGCCATCGCCGGCGGGGTCGACCTGTCCATCGACCCGTTCGAGATCGTGGGCTTCGCCAAGACCGGCGCCCTGGCCAAGGGCGAGATGCGGCTGTACGACCGCGGCTCCAACGGCTTCTGGCCGGGCGAGGGCTGCGGGATGGTCGTGCTGATGCGCGAGGCCGACGCCCTGGAGGCCAGGCACCGCATCTACGCCACCATCGCCGGCTGGGGCATCTCCTCCGACGGCAAGGGCGGCATGACCAGGCCCGAGGTCAGCGGCTACCAGCTCGCGCTGCGGCGGGCGTACGAGCGGGCCGGGTTCGGCATCGACACCGTGGAGCTGTTCGAGGGCCACGGCACCGGCACGGCGGTCGGCGACAGGACGGAGCTCACCGCGCTGTCGGGGGCCAGGTCCGCCGCCAACCCCGACGCCGCGCCCGCGGCGGTCACCTCGATCAAGGGCATGATCGGCCACGCCAAGGCCGCGGCCGGGGTGGCCGGCCTGATCAAGGCGGTGATGGCGGTGCACGAGCAGGTGCTGCCGCCGACCATCGGCTGCGTCGACCCCCACGAGGTGCTGACCGAGGAGTCGTCGTCCCTGCGCGTGCTGCGCAAGGCCGAGCCCTGGCCGGCCGGCGCACCGGTACGCGCCGGCGTCACGGCCATGGGCTTCGGCGGCATCAACACCCACATCGTGCTGGAGAAGACCGGCCCGCGACGGCGCGTGCCGCTCCCCAGCCGCACCAGGATGCTGGCCTCGTCGCTTCAGGACGTGGAGCTGCTGCTCGCCGACGCGGCCTCACCGCAGGCGCTGCGCGAGCGGCTCACCCAGCTGATCGACTTCGTGCCGCAGGTGTCCTACGCCCAGCTCTCCGACCTGGCGGCCACCCTCCAGCGCGACCTGCGCGACCTGCCCTACCGGGCCGCGGTGGTCGTCTCCTCGCCCGAGGACGCCGAGCGGCAGCTCCGGCGCGTGCTGGAGGCACTCGACGCGGGCGAGACCAGCCTGTTCGCCCGGGACGGCCGGGCCTTCCTGGGCCACGCGGACGGAACCGGCCGGGTCGGCTTCCTCTTCCCGGGGCAGGGATCGGGCCGCGGCACCAGCGGCGGCGCGCTGCGCCGGCGCTTCGCCGAGGTCGAGGAGATCTACGCCAAGGCGGCGCTGCCCACGACCGGTGACATGGTGGCGACCGCGGTCGCCCAGCCGCGCATCGTCACCGGCTCGCTGGCCGGCCTGCGGGTCCTGTCCGCCCTCGGGGTGGACGCGGACATCGCGGTCGGCCACAGCCTGGGCGAGCTCTCGGCACTGCAGTGGGCCGGCGCGATGGACGAGGAGACCCTGCTGCACGTGGCGGGGGTCCGCGGCAGAGCGATGGCCGACAACAGCGCCTCGGGAACCATGGCCGGTGTCCGCGCGACGCCGGACGTCGTGACCGGGCTGGCTGCCGGCCTGCCCGTCGTGATCGCCGGATACAACGGGCCGGAGCAGACCGTCGTCGCGGGACCGGTCGAGGCGATCGAGGCCTTCGGGCGCAAGGCCGCCGACGCCGGCGTGCGGTGCACCCGCCTGTCGGTGTCCCACGCCTTCCACTCGCCGCTGGTGGCGCCGGCGGCCGACGCCCTCGGCGCCGAGCTCGCCGGCGAGGAGTTCGGCCCGATCGGACGGCAGGTCGTCTCCACCGTCACGGGGGAGGAGCTGGCGCCGGACACCGACGTCCCGGCACTGCTCCGCCGGCAGATCACCGAGCCCGTGCTGTTCACCCAGGCCGTGGAGCTGGCGGCCAAGGACATCGACCTGTTCGTCGAGGTCGGTCCGGGCCGGGTGCTCAGCGGCCTGGCGTCGGCTCTGACGAAGGTGCCGGCGATCGCGCTGGACACCGACGACGAGTCGCTGGGCGGGCTGCTGCGGGTGGCCGGCGCGGCCTACGTCGCCGGTGTCCCGATCATCCACGAGGAGCTCTTCCAGGGCCGGCTGATCCGGCCGCTGGAGGTCGGCGCCGAGTTCACGTTCTTCGCCAGCCCCGCCGAGCAGGCACCGGAGGTCAAGCTCCGCGCGGGTGTCCGCAAGGTCGACGAGCCCGTCAAGACCGTCGTCACCGGCACGCAGCAGCCGGAGGTGCAGCCGGGAGAGTCGAGCGTCGACCTGCTGCGCCGCCTGGCGGCCGAACGCGCCGAGCTGCCGCTGGAGATGGTGGGCGAGGACAGCCATCCGCTCGACGAGCTGCACCTGAGCTCGGTCACGGTGATGCACATCATCGACCAGGCGACCCAGCGGCTGGGCGTGCCGGCGGCGCAGGCGCCGACGAACCTCGCCACCGCGAGCCTGCGCGAGCTGGCCGAGGCGCTCGACGCGCTGGCCCAGAACGCCCAGGCCGCCGATTCCGCCCCGGCCCGCCTGGTGGCCGGATCGGCTCCGTGGGCCCGGCCGTTCGCGGTCGACCTCGACGAGGTGCCGCTGCCGGCGCGGACCACGCCCGAGGAGAACGGGCAGTGGCAGGTGTTCGGGGCCGGAGAGTCCCCGATCGCCGAGCCGCTGCGCCAGGCCCTCGAACGCGAGAAGGTCGGCTCCGGCGTGCTGGTGTGCCTGCCGCAGGACTGCTCCGAGGAGCATGTGGAGCAGGCGCTGCTGGGCGCCAAGGCCGCCGTCCGCGGCGCGCAGGACAGCCGGTTCGTCCTGGTCCAGCACGGCCGCGGCGCGGCCGGTCTGGCCAAGACGTTGCAGCTGGAGGCCCCTCACCTGCGGACCACCATCGTGCACGTGCCGGCGGGGCCCGAGGCGGTCGGCCGGGTGGTGGCCGAAGTGGCCGCGACCTCGGCCTACGCCGAGGTCCACTACGACGGCGACGGCGTACGGCGGGTGCCGACGATGCGCGCGCTGCCGGTACGGCCGGCCCGCACGCAGCAGCCGCTGGACGGGACCGACGTGCTGCTGGTGACCGGCGGCGGGAAGGGCATCACCGCCGAGTGCGCGCTGGCGGTGGCCGTCGACACCGGCGCCAAGCTGGCCGTGCTGGGCCGCTCGGATCCGGCCGACGACCGGGAGCTGGCCGACAACCTCCGGCGGATGGCGGACTCCGGGGTGAGCGTGCACTACGCCCGGGCGGACGTCACCGACCTGGACCAGGTGCGCCGCGGGGTCGCCGAGGTGGAGGCGGCCCTCGGGCCCGTCACCGCCGTGCTGCACGGCGCCGGCCGCAACGAGCCCGGCGGGCTGGCGAGCCTCGACATGGCCGCCTTCCGGCGGACCTTCGCCCCCAAGGTGGGCGGCCTGCGCAACGTGCTGGCCGCCGTCGAACCCGGCCGGCTGCGCCTGCTGGTGTCCTTCGGCAGCATCATCGGCCGTGCGGGACTGCACGGTGAGGCGCACTACGCCACCGCGAACGAGTGGCTGGCCGACCTCACTCGCGAGGTCGCCGAACAGCACCCGCAGTGCCGCAGCATCTGCATGGAATGGTCGGTCTGGTCCGACGTCGGCATGGGCGAGCGGCTCTCGGTCGTCGACGGCCTGGCCCGCAAGGGAATCACGCCGATCTCCCCGGAGCAGGGTGTGCAGATCATGCGGCGGCTGGTGGCCGACCCCGACGCGCCCACCGTCGTGGTGATCAGCGGGCGCACCGAGGGCATCGACACCGTCCGCTACGACCTGCCGTCGCTGCCGCTGCTGCGCTTCGTCGACAGGCCGCTGATCCGCTACCACGGCGTCGAGCTCGTCACCGAGATCGAGATGAACGCCGGAACCGACCTCTACCTCGCCGACCACCTCCTCGACGGCAACCTTCTCTTCCCCGCCGTGTTCGGCATGGAGGCCATGGCACAGGTGGCCTCCGCGGCCACCGGGTGGGAGACGGTGCCGGTGATCGAGCAGGCGGAGTTCCTGCGGCCCATCATCGTGCCGCCGACCGGCAGCACCACGGTCCGCATCGCCGCGACCGTGACCGACCACGAGACCGTCGAGGTGGCCATCCGCAGCGCGGAGACCGGCTTCGACGTGGACCACTTCCGCGCGCGGCTGCGCTTCACCGGTGACGGCGCGCCGGACGGCCCGCCGGGACAGATCGGCGAGGGACTGCCGGTGGTACCGCTGGACCCGGCCGCCGAGATGTACGGCGACGTGCTGTTCCAGGGCACGCGGTTCCAGCGCCTGCGCCGCTACCACCGGGCCGCGGCCCGGCACGTCGACGCCGACGTGGCGGCGGTGGAGGCGAGGGACTGGTTCGCCGCCTTCCTCCCCGGGGAGCTGCTGCTCGGAGACCCGGGCATGCGGGACGCGCTCATGCACGGCAACCAGGTCTGCGTGCCGGACGCCACCCTGCTGCCGACCGGGATCGAGCGGGTGCACCCCGGCGGCGCCGCGCTGGCCGAGGCGGGGGAGCTGCGCTACTGCGCCACCGAGCGGCAGCGCGACGGCGACACCTACATCTACGACATCGCGGTGCGCACCGCCGCCGGTGACGTCGTCGAGCGGTGGGAGGGCCTGCGCCTGCAGGCGGTGCGGAAGAAGGACGGGCGCGGCCCCTGGGTCACCCCCCTGCTCGGCTCCTACCTGGAGCGGACGCTGGAGGACCTGACCGGCTCGCGGGTCGCGGTCGCCGTCGAACCGCACTACCCGGACGTCCCGGAAGGGGACGAGGGGCACCGGGTCCTGGCGGCCGTGGCCGTGGGACGGGCGCTGGGCCACCAGGCCGAGATCCGGTACCTGCCGGACGGCCGCCCGGAGACCGGCGGCGACCGTACGGTCTCGGCCTCCCACACGGCCGGGGTGACCCTGGGCGTCGCGTCCGCCGGCACGGTGGGCTGCGCCGTCGAGCGGGTGACCGAACGGCCGGCGGAGGCGTGGCGGGAACTGCTCGGCGGGCACGTGCCCGTCGCCGAGCAGGTCTCCGCGCAGACGGGGGAGAGGCTCGACACCGCGGCCACGCGGGTGCGGGCCGCCGTCGAGTGCCTGCGGAACGCGGGCCTCTCGCCGGACGCCCCCCTCACCCCGGCCCCGGCCCAACGGGACGCCTGGGTGGTCTTCGCCTCCGGCGACCTGCGGATCGCGACGCTCGTCACGAGCCTGCGGGACACCCCGGATCCAGTCGTGTTCGCAGTCCTTACAGAAGGGCGGTCGTAG